One Lepus europaeus isolate LE1 chromosome X, mLepTim1.pri, whole genome shotgun sequence genomic window carries:
- the LOC133753455 gene encoding SOSS complex subunit C-like — MAANPSGQGFQNKNRVAVLAELDKEKRKLLMQNQSSTNHPGAAGITLSRPALNKDFRDHAEQQHIAAQQKAALQHAHAHSAGYFITQDSAFGNRILPVLPRLDSE, encoded by the coding sequence ATGGCAGCAAACCCTTCGGGACAaggttttcaaaacaaaaacagagttgCAGTCTTGGCAGAACtggacaaagagaaaagaaaattgcttATGCAGAACCAATCTTCAACAAACCATCCTGGAGCTGCTGGCATCACGCTCTCGAGGCCGGCTCTCAACAAGGACTTCCGCGATCACGCCGAGCAGCAGCACATCGCCGCGCAGCAGAAGGCAGCCCTGCAGCATGCTCACGCACATTCAGCTGGATACTTCATAACTCAAGACTCTGCGTTTGGGAATCGTATTCTTCCTGTTTTGCCTCGCCTTGACTCAGAATGA